The following nucleotide sequence is from Mangifera indica cultivar Alphonso chromosome 17, CATAS_Mindica_2.1, whole genome shotgun sequence.
GGGAGACACATATGCAGATGAGGACCACTCGATAAAGGAGGGCCACGTGGCTAACGTTAAATGGGGCAGTTATGAGAAGAATAAGCATAAAAGGGATTGTAGGGGTGAGAAAGTGGCAGGCAGAAAATTATTATTGGCTGTATAAACTCTCGGGAGAGAGTTGGCTCTAGAATCCAGCCTTGGGAGAGAATCGGCACTCTTGAAATTGCCGGAAGATAACCTGATTCATTTATTCTGTAGAGGTGAGTAACAGACTGGATCAAACATTGgtatttctttcaaattctcaaaatgtgaagtTCAATGCACTAAAACAACATCCAGAAGACACTCAAATTAATCCAAATAAAAACATGCATAAGCTTGCCaggaaaatgttataaaatggTGATGCATACATTCTAGAAATCAAGTGTTTCAAGAAATACCTGATTAAAATCCCCAGTATGGTACAGCACTACAGCCAGGAGACTATATGCTCCTGCTGTCATTCGATGATAAGGACCACATACTGAGACAAGTTTTGAGAGTGCCTTCaagatttaatatgaaattttagttcaattttttattgaaattataaaattttatcataaacacCAAAAGAATCAAATTTATCCTGTACCTTAGTGCCATAATTGACAGCATCCTCCAATTTACCTTTATCCAATGAAGTCTTGGATGATTCTAACAGAGTACGACCATCCGCAGATGAACAAGCAATATGCTGTAgagaataatttaaaaaaaaatgttaaaacaactaaaccttataataattatcaataaaattatgcgtacatattttttgtacataatttaagtatacagatgatatgtcattatatgattgaatgaatttgaattaagataaaataacaccaaatcatatgatgacatatcatctgtatatccaaattgtataccaaaagtgtgtacacataatattacttaataattatatctaataacaGTTTTAGACATAAATTATCTAATGTTACCTTGTACACAGGAACCATACTTATGATATCCGACTTCCTAAAAGGATATGCAGTGTCCATATCATAGTCCCTGGGAACAAGCTCAAGCCCAACCTGAACAATTATGACTTCATTAAGAACTGGAAATGAATTATATCCACACTGAGGAACAACAAATAACAGCAAAAGGATCTAATGATCAAACCTTGTGGGATAACCCTCGAAGAATGGCAAATTTTCTTAGATCCTGGCTGCTTTCCTTCTTCCAATGCCATCCAAACCTCTTCAAAAGGAAGGTTTCAACCCATTTCGATTTTAGCATGTCATCACTAGAAATATCTACATCGGCATTTTCAGTCGAAGGCGTCCCTAGCAAAATATTCAAACATGATGCTATAGACACAGCCAAGTCAGAAACGTTATCAACAGCTGCTACAACAGCTTGCAATATGTGTTTGTAAGCTCGAACAACCATCTCATGTATACATAGTGATTGCACATGAGGGAGCTTGTCAGCAAGTTCAACCTATAATGTCCAGGAAAAACAGAAACCAGTAGAAAATAGTTATATGTGATTCCATAGCAATATAAAACCGATAAAATTAGTAAACCACACCATCTGAGAAAATTCAGTGTAGGATATAAGGCAGAACAATCAAGTAAAACAGCCCTAAAGTAGCTCTACCGAATCAGGCCTTACAATTTCTATTTTCTCCACAGTAGGAAACCCAGAAATAATCATGTcctaacaaattcaaattttgatccCATGACTTTACAAATATTATCTCCAACTACTTGTCATGCATTCTTCTGCCATAACTCTGTTGTATACATCtcaattttctttccttttatattCAAGgctgaaaaaaaatcaatacctAGAACTTCTTAGATGTAAAAATTATCCGTTAAGTGGTGATGGCAGAAGCTAAACAAAATTAAGACACTAATGAGTAAGTgataaattgaagaaattacCACACGGCCCAAGGAGCACATTTGCAGACCTCTGGTGTGCATAAAATCTGTTAACGTCCTTCCATCGACTGGTGAAAGTTCAAGGGAGCCAAAATCTGCCACCTAATAATTTAAGGTCACACCAACCAGATATATCAACTCTCAAACACCTCAGCCAAGGAATGAATTGGCTGTTGGGTACTAACCAGTTTTGGAAGAGCCGTATCAGCATAATACTTATGTGCCATTTCAATTAACTCATCTGGTGACTGCCATATGAACACCAAAACAATTATACAAATGAAGAAGTTTACAGAtgaaacagaaagaaaagagagtttTAAAAGCATATAAGCAGATGCCAGTTTAACAAAAAGTCAATATTTTATGAAGCCAACCCTGTCGGGAAGTGAGTGAGTTTGAAAATCTACAGAGTTCATATCTTGTTGATATAGTTATCCTTCTGAAACAGAAAGCAAACCTTGAGGTGGAGACCTGTTTCCGATTCTTTAAGACGCAAATATGCAGCTTCGGGCAGCAGATTTTTCCACATCTTTTCCATTTCCTCATCCTGTTTCTGCTGTTCCTTATGATTAATACCatcagattttttatttgtgtcaAGGCTGTTATCTGCAGGGAACTCCTTGCCGTCTTCAATTTTGCTGATTTTGGCATCTGTTTTCTTCTTTATATCCTTGAGCAGTGCCCCTTGCTTCCCAAGACCCTTGACAGCTGGCTCAAGCTTGGGTTCTTCAGTTTTATTAGAATCATTTTTCCCAGAAGCCTGATTTTGTAAATGTTGCACCCAACATGCTCCGAGCTCCCATCTAATAGATCTAGTGTGTTTAGAGGGTTCTTCCTGCAACTTCAACAAACTATACTCCATTACTTTATGCACCAGCAACTTAGCAGTACGAAAACTCTCAAAATCCACACTTTGAGATCGTTGAAATGTACTAGTGGATTGAGGAGAGGACGACTTGTGCAATAGCATTCTTAAGCTGAAAAACCACAATATGAAAGAAAATCAATCATGTGATGTTTTGGAAAAGATAAGCATGACAACATATCTTCACGCGTTATGTGTGCATTGCTCTAACTGCAGCTATTTTCCTTGTGCATCTCAATGTGAGCGCATCAACAAGAAACAGTTAAGCGTGTAATTATGTGAATTCATGTGTTGAAATCCAAAAAAGCAGTAGATTTGGCAGTCAATCTTGCATCTATGATCATTAAGTCAAGAAATAAACTAACCTGTTCACATTCAAGGCATTCGCGCCACCTTCAGGTTGGTCCTCAATATCAATGTCCTGTGGAATAGGATTCCCCTCCCAATTTACCTCCATCAAAACTTTTACAACTGCTGTGTAGCCACAATGTCTAACAATAACTACACCTAAAGTAGAAGTATCCTGCAAGACCAGAGGTTAAACACACCAATTAACACAAACTACTCCAGTTTATTGCAGTAACCATTCAAAGGAATGCTGCACTCACATGAACAGTGGCACTCTCATCGGCTGTAATGCCTTTTAGTAAGTTTCTCTGAGCAAGCTCTCCTTGTGATAAGTCAAGGACCTGACTCCCATCACTTTTACGATCCAATTTTAAACTGGCATCAGACACATCTCTTGTCACCTTAATAAATAAATCTCCAACTCTTTCTTCATGAAGTATTGAACTGGAAGGATCATTTAAAGAGTTATGATTACTGTCTATGAGGTTCTTGATAGCTGCAACAGCTTTAAAAAGTGAAACATCGACAAATAAACTGTGGAGTAGAAAGGCTTTCCGATCTCGAATTTGCCTCTCCTCTGCAGTTTTACAAGGCATTGCGGCCAAAATTGCAAATTCTTTTGCCCACTGCCTGTTATCATGCATGTCATCTCTTCCTTGCCCACCCCCACTTCCTCCCCAGTTTTCATCTTCCACAGGAAGTGGTGGGAAAACAGCTGGGCTGTCAGCAACAACAGGAGGGACAACCCATGTATTCGCCCGAAACCCATAAGGAAGGTTGCCAAACTGAAATGAAAAACCAGACCAAAACAACGTAAATGTACAATCAATTTTCTCTATCGACtactatttaaattttgaagggATAGTGAAGCACACATACTTTGTTGTGTTCAGTAAAAGCTTTCATTAGGGCTTTGTATGCCTGCAATCAAAACTTGCACTTTAATGACTAACATTGGGGAAAAAAAAGGATACAGCAAACATAAAGTAAAACTGAACTTACAGCATCAAAAACCCTGCTTATCTGCTGCAACAAACCAACCAAAGAGTGACAAAGAAGAAGATGCTTTCCAGCAGGGTAGAAACCCTTCCGGGAAGCAACAATTGTCATTGGCTTCCCACTGCATATCCGTACCTGCATATTAATTCACACATCCAACCAAATACACATGTCAAATCACAGAAAGTAATAATTGTTTGTTCAATAGAGCACCGTTACTGAAAACGAGACCAGTAACACAAAATGTAAAACCTATAACAACATTACTTGCATGATAAGTATAAGTTCTACTTATTACAAGTTAACATGCATTAAAAGTGAATGTCATATTTCACATTTCATATTATTCAGCTAATAAAGTCATGATTCATTTACCGCTCTATCATGAAATAAATCTGACATAAGATATTTCATAGTTCGAGAGCAAAATTTGACATTTTACGTTTCACATTACATATATGTCATTCCGACTTTCACTTTGTAATAAAAaggaacataaaaaaaattaaaaatttgaaaatgaaagaatctcacgtcaatttgaaagaaatcaTCATCGGTTTTATCCTCAAGAAATGGCCGAGTTGATCTTCGAATGTCTGCGACAGAACACACCAAATCATCAATATCAAGCGAGGTCGAGAACAATCCAGAGGACGTCAGAGTAATTTGAAAAGATTAGGAgcttttatgaaattattgcAAACCACACAAGATGTTAGCGAGATTAGTCGTGAAAGTAATTGAGATAGATAACGGAGAGAGACAACGTACATTGCAGCGGCGGAGTGAGGTTCGAGAACGAGAAAAAATCGTAGAACTGGCCGAGTCTCAGCGGCGGACACATCGACACGGCATCGGACTTATCTGCAATACTCTCCGCCGCGTCCTTTCCGTTCTCCTCCACCTGTCCAACTGCGACACCACTACTGGAAGCTCTCTTGCTATCAGAAGAACCGGATTTCTGAGCCGAAGCATCGTTCTCGGCTGAGCCGGATTCCTTCGAACCGGTACTGGATCGGGTGGCAGGCTTCGGCGATGAACCGAAACTGTTAGTGCAGGCAACGATGTCGAGAAGTCGACGAATGTGAGCAACCGCTTGTCCTTCTGTGTAATCTTCTGGTGAAGTCAAGATCATTTGGTGTAAACAAGCGTATGTTAAAATAATGTTGATCTGGATTTTAAACCGTTAGATTGGATAGTGAGGGTATACTAGTAATTTACCTTCGACTATGGCCAGGTGGCAGGGTTTGAGCGAGACGATATCGACTGAGTCTCTGAGGTTAGATCCTCGTACCTGTAGGAGATTACACAGTCCACGAGGACTGTCAGTGTCAGCGAATCTTGTCGTTAATTTGGAAACAAAATTGTAGCTCCCAATCTTCATTAAATAACATGTCAGTACCAGAAATGTTAAAAGtttatccaaataaaaaatatatatttataaaccaattttactaatttatttatataaattaaaataataataaaataataaaaatggttATACATACCACAtcgtttttataataaattattcttaaaattcAGAATTTATTATAATCTCGACAATTTAAGTTATTGGTAATTTTATTGTGTATCAATTaggatttgaattcaaatttaaattaaatgaattaaactcATGCTAAGAATTTggtttattattaagtttgaatatttaaatttaagttaacttagattaaatttaaaataaaattattttttaatatatttatagttttaatttgtcaatctcaaattaattacttaaatttgagttgatcttaagataaattttgtttaaatttgacttgattCGAGTCTACTTATAGTGCCAAGAAGTAACAAATTGTGAAAACGGTGTAGGAAAATTGTTAAAATGGGAGCAAAATACAAAGAACAAAAAGTATGATAGtgaaatgacataaataattaaaagtaccTCATGAGACAAGGAGAAATTAGTCAAATGACAAGTCTCCACATGAACTCCCAAAAGCCTTCGCACATCCAAGATCTTGTCCGTTGTTATTCCCTtcacaaaatcaaacaatttcaacatcccattaaaaatagaaaataaaatttctcaaaaaagagataaaaagggcaaaaaaaaagagaaattttaagaattataaaatagaattaaaaaaaaaaatttgggtcaTACCTTGAGAGTGACTTGTGAATCATCAGGAGTTTCAACTGTAATCTCAATTACTGTAGGCAAAACTGTATGAATTATGAGACAATTAGTGTCTaatcaagaaaaatattataattaaacacaattaACTTGAAGAAAAGGTTGCATTTGGATGCCGAGAAAAtgggagaaaaaaatgaatgagGAAGTATAAGCTTTAAGCATGTATGTAATGGTAACCTTAACTTGAAGATAAGGTTCTATTTGGTTGCCAAGAAAGTGCGAGAAAATGGATTAGAATTTACAAAAGCTTGAATGAAATGACTCTCAACAACCTAAAAACAAGTGGGTATCAGTTGTTTAACTTTGTTTTCTCAGGAAACAAACAGAAAACCACTCTCAAAAAGCTAAAAACATCCATACGATTAACCACAAATGCAAAATCCAAGTGGTTATGACTtgttttcctttcctttttctcaagaaacaaacagaaagtaactacaaaacaaataatataaatataaacaaaacctttctcttccttcttcttcttctctccctTAGCTTTATGGGGTTTTGCCTTGCCTGTTTTGGGAGCCATTGTGCGTCAAAAGAGTTCAAAACCCTTTATACAAAATTCCTAAGCTAGATTCAATCTCTTCTTGACGATAAAATCGATGACTTCAATTGAATTTATCGATGAAACTTATATGCATGCAAGTTTTTACTCAAACATACATAAAATAGCCACCCAAAAATATGAACCCTTGTAGCAATATTCAagaaccaaaaatatataatgaataaatgggttttgaaaagaagaagaaaagtgtAAAATAAAGAACCCTAAAAGTGTTTTTACATGGTGAAGAAGATGAAGTAAGAAAATTGAGTGTAGAGATAGAGAGGATAAAGATGTGGATAGGATAAGGTGAGCCTAAGCCAAGAGCTTAATTGTCTTGTTTGTGTTGCAGtgtaaagagaaaataaaatgtgagGCTAGAGCAATTGGAGgcctctcatttttatttttttctgttaattgaTATACTTTGTGCCAACACTCATCAATCTCTCTAAAATTCTTTATCTCTCATTggaaatttttctctttttaattccATCTCTTTAAAGGCAATTGAATAATTTGACCTATATAGATTATAATTGTCTActatgattataataaaattatatatactaataatgactattaattaatatactAAGGGTATGTCACtgtatgattgaataattataaattaaaagtaaaattttatctcaatctTGGATGAACAAATGAGTTAATAGAatcaataaaatagaataatcacacaataaataaaaacaataaaactatatgtaccgACTTTGAacatacaaatatgtatatatttatatatgtcatctgataattaaataattttgaattaataataaagtaatactcaatcatatgataatacatataattatgtatacaatatattttcaaaatgggtatatatagtattgctcatcATTATCTCttttattacaataaatatattttttaataaattgttatatcACATATACGAAAATGaaatgtgttttaaaatttttatttgcaaGTCAAACCTTattaagatttgtttttttctcaagAGAAATCATATGCTAGAATTTTTCATGGATTAAACAAGATCAAGGTCAGTATATATTGCAACTTATAGATAAAGTGTCACAAATTCCCACCAACactctttataaaaaaaaaaataaataaaaaagaatttgatatcaatttttttttctaatattagcAAATTTTCGATTTTCTTTTCAGAGGATTTGTCTTTTAAAAGAAGATAGACtaattctatcaaaattttacaaaagagCTTCTTGAATGTGTACTTGTGTGTGAGAGTAAAGAGATGAGAAAAATGGTTGAGAAGTCACATCAAATaggagtaattttttattttaattgatctGTCTTTACATCTCATTTATAAGTCTTCCATGTCTACCCGTCAATGGTGAAAAGTGTCATATTCATGCTCTTTAAAGATGGAAAAGTGTTCTTCAAtcatactttaggtgggaacaGTAATATACTCTTAAACTTGAAGTAATAAGTGCGAACATTTGTAACCTTACAAACTCTTGCTATTTTTACTGGAATTGATGATTATTGTCTATATGGAGACGTCAATGGGAAGAGTTATACCGTGCCAGCCTTAACTCCGTCTGTCATGCCAATGGGCCATGTTAAGCCCAGACTACAGGGCTGGTGTTATGAGTCCAGCCAGCTCGCTAGCTTATGATAATGACACGCAAGCTTATGGCAATAAGGtctgtattttttaataataaaatatttttttattaaataattaaatattattagtttatatttacttttaaattaatataaataaaaacagtaTTTTGAAATGGTGACTCAATCCttcaaattatattgtttacttatttttaaatgataaaaaatcatttatgtctttttactgtttatattcatattttaattaaaaaaaactttaaaatttaactcaaaaaatcTTACTTCTTGTTAGGGATAGATCGAACTGAGTCTattcaaactcgaatttgagttcgattcaaaCTAATCCGAAACAAGCCAATCTTATATAAGCTCGCTCTAGCTCGAACTCTGTTCAAACTAGCCCGAAACAAGTTAACCCTATATAAGCTCGCTCGAGCTACTcatcaaatttgttaattaaaaattataatacaaaacaacatcgtttcgatcaatatatattaaaacgacgtcgttttaataacaaaatagttaaaaacttcAGCTCAAACTCGGGGCTCCATTATATACAAATTGaaccgagttcgagctcgaactcgactaaactcaaatctaaccctacttcCTGTAAACTTTAAACTTTTCTTCAATCTCTTAATTTCAAACTCTTTCAATCaattataactaataatttaattttcattttgtttttacaatttttacaattattttttatcttttgaatactttgataatgaagaaacctaatatattatagacgaaaaatatattcaaatgattgaaatgaattttttttttttaagatcaaatgaaaatgaatatgTGCGGTATAAACACTATATGAGAGTCCTTACAAAAACAAGTAGAGTCAAATCAGATCTTTCATT
It contains:
- the LOC123200707 gene encoding protein TSS-like, whose protein sequence is MAPKTGKAKPHKAKGEKKKKEEKVLPTVIEITVETPDDSQVTLKGITTDKILDVRRLLGVHVETCHLTNFSLSHEVRGSNLRDSVDIVSLKPCHLAIVEEDYTEGQAVAHIRRLLDIVACTNSFGSSPKPATRSSTGSKESGSAENDASAQKSGSSDSKRASSSGVAVGQVEENGKDAAESIADKSDAVSMCPPLRLGQFYDFFSFSNLTPPLQYIRRSTRPFLEDKTDDDFFQIDVRICSGKPMTIVASRKGFYPAGKHLLLCHSLVGLLQQISRVFDAAYKALMKAFTEHNKFGNLPYGFRANTWVVPPVVADSPAVFPPLPVEDENWGGSGGGQGRDDMHDNRQWAKEFAILAAMPCKTAEERQIRDRKAFLLHSLFVDVSLFKAVAAIKNLIDSNHNSLNDPSSSILHEERVGDLFIKVTRDVSDASLKLDRKSDGSQVLDLSQGELAQRNLLKGITADESATVHDTSTLGVVIVRHCGYTAVVKVLMEVNWEGNPIPQDIDIEDQPEGGANALNVNSLRMLLHKSSSPQSTSTFQRSQSVDFESFRTAKLLVHKVMEYSLLKLQEEPSKHTRSIRWELGACWVQHLQNQASGKNDSNKTEEPKLEPAVKGLGKQGALLKDIKKKTDAKISKIEDGKEFPADNSLDTNKKSDGINHKEQQKQDEEMEKMWKNLLPEAAYLRLKESETGLHLKSPDELIEMAHKYYADTALPKLVADFGSLELSPVDGRTLTDFMHTRGLQMCSLGRVVELADKLPHVQSLCIHEMVVRAYKHILQAVVAAVDNVSDLAVSIASCLNILLGTPSTENADVDISSDDMLKSKWVETFLLKRFGWHWKKESSQDLRKFAILRGLSHKVGLELVPRDYDMDTAYPFRKSDIISMVPVYKHIACSSADGRTLLESSKTSLDKGKLEDAVNYGTKALSKLVSVCGPYHRMTAGAYSLLAVVLYHTGDFNQATIYQQKALDINERELGLDHPDTMKSYGDLAVFYYRLQHTELALKYVNRALYLLHLTCGPSHPNTAATYINVAMMEEGLGNVHVALRYLHEALKCNQRLLGADHIQTAASYHAIAIALSLMEAYSLSVQHEQTTLQILQAKLGSEDLRTQDAAAWLEYFESKALEQQEAARNGTPKPDASISSKGHLSVSDLLDYITPDSDMKVREAQRRARAKVKGKPGQTWESVSEEYQKDEILSPTSLSVENSIDKENKSETQFAEPKNEKSDSSVPDQSILIKNDDLAQDDTSNEGWQEAVPKGRSLTGRRSSGSRRPSLAKLNTNFMNVSQSTRNRGMPTNFTSPKPVPSETAASTGSNLPVPKKFVKSASFSPKLNSASPSTSGTEKSSPASPASTDQLAKSASAASPISVKAAGKHFSYKEVALAPPGTIAKVVTEQLPKENSAVEPSSQVKQEVAMLEVTPHDETGVEVKEEEIVKTAVGEKQLQVSEEGMKCSVKEEEKKKDRDSVESESMEAKKGAAFEDLEANAGKEAVVETTKAEAGNDVLRSENSDASKNLNITTSETEALKIRELERCQVACPDLEPQTVSSETVTLQPREDASVPKEMTDENSRDLSSGDISIKPLTTEGEKKDEAETAKETTKKLSAAAPPYNPSTIPVFGLVPLPGLKEYGGILPPPVNIPPVLTVNPVCRSAHQSATARVPYGPRLSGGYNRSGNRVAHHKHSFNNGEHTGEVNHFSPPIIMNPHAAEFVPGQPWVSNGYPVSPNGYLASPNGMPVSPNGFPLSPNGVPVMPNGYPASPNGVPVTQNGFPASPVSSVESPIILTVDVRAESNTESAGENSSMEMKDEKQPIDLKHLEDQSVHNESTHPVIEDNGTNSVWVTGDTVLAKETYSDKSLEEKQSKCWGDYSDSEPETVEV